A stretch of DNA from Candidatus Saccharibacteria bacterium oral taxon 488:
CAAAGTTCCGCCGGCGATTTCGTTCCTCGAGCCGGATGAGACGTTTGAAGCTACAGCGGACAGCCTGCGTGATTTTATCATCGCGCTCGATAAGGAAAAGGCCGATCATCTGCGCTACAAGGTGGTTGATGATGCGGTGAAGATTTTTATCACGCCGTACCGGGCGACAATTACCGAGGCTGATTTAGAGTTTTCGCAGGGCGATTATAACATTGAATTGGTGCTTGCGTTGAATGTTGAGAGTCAGGATCATCTCGACAAGGCGTTGACGGCCCATGGCAAGATTTTGCATGATGCAGTGGTGTCGACGGTGACTGCTGGTATGGTGAGGAGTAGTCTCGGGACGGTTGATTGGCATGATGATAAGGCATCAGGCGTGAGCGAGATGCTGGTTGACCTGATTGATGAGTTACGAACACCGAAAGTGACCATGGATGAGCAGATCGCAACAGCACTGCTGACCGGTGTTGTGGCGGCGACGGAGCGGTTCAGTAATAACCTAACCTCGTCGCGGGTGATGACGTTGGCGGCAGAGCTGATGGCGGTTGGCGCGAACCAGCAATTGATTGCTACCAAGTTGGCTGAGGGGCAGGCGATTAAAGCCGAGGAGCACTCAGAGCCAGAGCAATCAAAGCAGGCGGCCGATGCAGCTGATGATGAGACGCAGGATAATGACGGCCAGGATGGTGCTAATTTTAAGGTTGAACGGGGAAAACGCTCGAAGCCAGCTGAGTCAAAAAGAGATGATGGCGCGTTGTCGATTAGCCACGAGCGGCGGGGTAGCCTTGATGATGTGGCCAAGCAGACTCGGGCCGAAGAGCAGGATGCAGCGGCCCGCGCGGCCACGGCGCAGCTTGATCGCCTTCGGGCGGCGTCAGTGACGAGCGGGCGGAGCAGTGCGACATCGACATCGCAACCAATCAGTGCGTCAGTGTCGGCTGAGCCAGAAACGGCTACACCACTCCTGGGTGGAACGTTGAACGCAACGACGGAGCGGGCGGCTGAGGATAAGCGCCGCGATCTTGACACTGATCAAAACAAGACTATCTTGCATCACGGTACCTATGTTGGTGCGTCGCGGCCGGCCCTCGGCGAATCGCCGTTGAATGCCGCCATGGGGAAGTCTGATGAACCGCCGAGCGTTGACCCGTTTGCGACCACCAATAAAGACGAAGCGGTCATTGCCGCGCTAAAAGAGGAGACGCAGGCGCTGGCTGACAAGCAGACTCAATCTACCGCGCCGCCATCGCTGCCAGATTCTGAGCGCGACGCCCGCGCGGCAATTACCGAGGCGCTGGCTGCTGCACCGCCGCTTAAACCCGCGGCTTCGCCTGCTCCGGTAGTTTCATCTTCGCCGCTACCGACAGTGTCGTCTGCTCCGGCTACGCTCGCTGATATTGAGTCTAATGTGATGCATGGCTTGCCACCGCTGCCTGATTTCTCTGACTTCTCAGGATCAGGTTTACCACCGCTGCCACCAGCTCCGGTCGGTGCTGCCGATGGTGGACTGCCAGCGTTGAACACATCGCCTTCAGTGCCATCCGCCCCGGCGCCGCCGCGCACCTTTAATCCGTCCCAGTTCCAGATCCCGGGGCAAAAATAGTCCATGGATGAGGTGCTGCTCATTGATAAGCCAGCTGGCATGACGAGTTTTGGAGTAGTAGCGCGGTTGCGGCGGGTGCTCAGTCAGGCGGCGGGCAAAAAAGTGAAAGTTGGCCATACTGGTACGCTTGATCCGTTCGCTACGGGACTGATGATTATCGTGACGGGCAAGAAGTGCCGTGAGGCTGATACCTTTACGAAGCTTGATAAGTGGTATGAAGCGGAGCTGATACTTGGCGAGATATCGACGACCGGTGATCCTGAGGGTGAACTGACTCGCGTGTCGGAGCGGCAGCCGCCTCGCAGTGAGGTTGAAGCGGTACTCGGTACGTTTGAGGGTGAAATTAAACAGCGCCCACCGATATTTAGCGCTATCAAGATCAATGGCCGTCGGGCCTATCAGCTGGCACGTCAGGGTCAGCCGGTCGATATGCCAGAGCGCATCGTGTTGATCTATGCCCTGGAGCTTGTCGCCTATGAGTATCCTCGTTTGGTGATTCGAGCGTATGTTTCGAGTGGTACGTATATTCGGAGCTTAGCGGTTGATATTGGTCAGAAGCTAGGAACAGGGGCCTACTGCCGCCAGCTACGCCGCCAGGCTATCGCTGAATATGACGTCGCTCAGGCAAAACCATTAGCGGATTTTGGGATTTCGTCTTGAAGTGCTATTATCAGAGCATGGGTAGGCAGACAGGTTTTACAATCGTTGAACTATTAATTGTGATGGTCGTAATTGCAATTTTAGCGGCCATCGGTATTGTGGCGTATTCGGGCGTGCGCCAGGACGCTACTGATACCAAGATCCGTTCCATCGTCAAGATCGCTGGGGACGCGTTGCAGATATATGACACACAGAAACGAACGCTGCCGTCAGGACAGGGGACGTTCAACAACGCTAATAGCGTTGACTCACTTGTACCACAGTATATCCAGCCGGGGTATCGCGAGGGTGTCAGCAGCAAGAACGCGTCAAATCCAAACGATATTTTTGTTTGGTATCCGTGCAAAGATACCTCCGGCAAGGTGACAGGTATCGCGGTATTTGCGGCCCTTAATTCTGCCAAGCCGCAGGAGTCGGCCCAGGTTAATGCGGTCAAGGCGACCTGTAACATTCCGGGCGCAGCCGTGCCGACCACCGGCAAGCCAGCGTATAATTACGTGCAGACATTTTAGCAAATGCAGCTGATTTGCGTTTTTAGCGTAGCATTGGTATAATGACGAGGCTATGATTAGCAAAGACGATAAAGCGAAAGCAATTGCTTTGACTCAGGTCAATAAGGACGACGTTGGCAGCCCGCAGGCGCAGGTGTCGATCTTGACGGCTCGTATCAAAGAGGTCACCAAGCACCTGAAGGCGAATAAGCACGACTTCATGGCACGCCGTGGCTTAATCCAGATGGTTGGCAAGCGTAAGCGCCTGCTCAGATACCTGGAGCGAACTGATTTTGAGAGTTATAAAGCGGTTGTGGCTGCCCTGGGTCTGCGTAAATAGTCGCGCCGGGTAGTTGTACGGATATCCACCTTGATATATCACGAGGTGGGTATTTTGATTTAACGTGGCGTAGCTACAAAAACTGTCCGGCCGTCAGCCGCGCCGCCGAGGGTGCATGAATAGAGGGTAAGCTGTGGCTTGTTGGTTCGGTTTTCGATGTGAACGGCATCCGGCTTGATGTCAAATAACTGAGATATGACGTAGGTATAGCGCCTGCCACGGTAGTCAATGATTATTTCATCGCCAATGCGTAGTTTATCAATATTGTAGAATGGTGATTTTTGGATAGTTTGCTGCGGCGTCAAGCCCATGATAAATCGATGGGCCGACAAGACGAAGTTGCCGCCGTCGACTGGATTGCCATTCTCTGGCCGACGCCACCACGCACCCCGCTCCATAGTCTCGGCGCCGCCAGTAGCGTACGGCACGTTAATGTCAATTTTGGGAATATAGAGGCGGTCCTCGGTGATCTTGGTTTCTGGCGTAACGGCGAGAAGCTGGGTGGTTTCGTTATGCGTTGGATCAATGAGCTGAGCGCGAAAGAATGGACTAAACGCCGTGATGAGCGTGTAGCCGCCGCCAGCGAGCATGATGATAGCCAGACTCATACTGAGCCATCGGCGGCGGTTTTTGACGTGGGTTGTCTGCTTCACTTGTTAATTGTAGCATGGGCGGGTCAGCCTAGCAGCATGAGCCGTTGTTTTATTGGGATGAGCCGATCTGTTTTTTGGGGTGCTGTTTGACTTTTTATAGTTTTTATGCTAAATTACAGATTATGAGTGAATATGCACCGCAGGCTGATAAATTACCGCCAGATGTGGCTAAGCAAGCGGCAAGAGTCAGTGAAGTTGTGGCTGCTGTTAAGAAGCAGATTGGTCCGGATGGGGGACGATTAAGTGATGGCCCGCTGCATCTCGAGAA
This window harbors:
- a CDS encoding prepilin-type N-terminal cleavage/methylation domain-containing protein — protein: MGRQTGFTIVELLIVMVVIAILAAIGIVAYSGVRQDATDTKIRSIVKIAGDALQIYDTQKRTLPSGQGTFNNANSVDSLVPQYIQPGYREGVSSKNASNPNDIFVWYPCKDTSGKVTGIAVFAALNSAKPQESAQVNAVKATCNIPGAAVPTTGKPAYNYVQTF
- a CDS encoding sortase produces the protein MKQTTHVKNRRRWLSMSLAIIMLAGGGYTLITAFSPFFRAQLIDPTHNETTQLLAVTPETKITEDRLYIPKIDINVPYATGGAETMERGAWWRRPENGNPVDGGNFVLSAHRFIMGLTPQQTIQKSPFYNIDKLRIGDEIIIDYRGRRYTYVISQLFDIKPDAVHIENRTNKPQLTLYSCTLGGAADGRTVFVATPR
- the truB gene encoding tRNA pseudouridine(55) synthase TruB, yielding MDEVLLIDKPAGMTSFGVVARLRRVLSQAAGKKVKVGHTGTLDPFATGLMIIVTGKKCREADTFTKLDKWYEAELILGEISTTGDPEGELTRVSERQPPRSEVEAVLGTFEGEIKQRPPIFSAIKINGRRAYQLARQGQPVDMPERIVLIYALELVAYEYPRLVIRAYVSSGTYIRSLAVDIGQKLGTGAYCRQLRRQAIAEYDVAQAKPLADFGISS
- the rpsO gene encoding 30S ribosomal protein S15, which codes for MISKDDKAKAIALTQVNKDDVGSPQAQVSILTARIKEVTKHLKANKHDFMARRGLIQMVGKRKRLLRYLERTDFESYKAVVAALGLRK